CAGCCATCCTCGACTACTGCGTGTTCGCGCATTGCTCGGACGAAGCCGGCCACCGCCGCATGCTGGACGCCCTCGGCGCGGCGCCGCTGCTGCAGCTCGGCCTGCGCCTGGGCGAAGGCACCGGCGCCGCGCTCGCCCTGCCGCTGCTGCATGCCGCCGCCAACTTCCTGGAGCAGATGGCGACCTTCGCCTCGGCCAGCGTCAGCGGCAAATCCGCATAAGACCAGGACGAGCGCATGCAGCAAGTCCGCCTGTTCTTCATCGCGCTGCAGTTCTTCACCCGGCTGCCGATCCCAGGCTGGGTCGGCTTCGAGGCGAGCTGGCTGCAGCATGCCTCGCGCTATTTTCCGCTGGTGGGCTGCGTGGTGGCGGCCATCGCCGCCGCCGTGTACGCGCTGGCGGCGCTGGTGTTGCCGGCGCCGGTGGCGGCGGTGCTGTCGACCGCGGCGTCGATCTATAGTACCGGCGCCTTCCACGAAGACGGCTTCGCCGACACCTGCGATGGCCTCGGCGGCGGCATGACGCGCGAGCGGGTGCTGGAGATCATGAAGGATTCGCGCGTCGGCGCCTACGGTGCGATCGGCATCGCCTGCATGCTGGCCACCAAGCTGTCGGCCCTGTCCATGCTGCCGCCGCGCGACGCCGTCGCCGCGTTGTTGCTGGCGCATCCGTTGTCGCGCCTGGCGGCCACGGCGCTGATCTGGCGGCTGGCGTACGTGCGCGGCGAGGGCAAGGCCAAGCCGCTGGCGCACCGGATGACGCATGTGGAATTCGCCATCGCTACCCTCGGCGCCTTGCTGCCCGCCGCCGTGCTGCTGGCCTTCGGCTGGGTTACGCCGGCCGCCGTGCTGGGCGCCGTGCTGGCCTGCCTGCTGGCCGCGTTCTGGCTCGGCCGCATCTTCGTGCGCCGGCTCGGCGGCTATACCGGCGATTGCCTGGGCGCGGTCCAGCAGGTGGCGGAAGCACTGGCCTACGTGGCCGTGCTGGCCACGCTGGGCCATGGCGCCTGGACGGCTTCCTGACGCCGGCGCCATGAAGTCGACACGATGAAGCTGCTGTGCGTGCGCCATCCGCAGCCCGCGATCGCCCCCGGCCATTGCTACGGCGCCAGCGACGTGCCCGTGGCCGAGGCGGAACTGGCGCGCGTGCATGCGGCCCTGGCCGGCGCCGGCCTGCCCGGCGCGCTGCCGGTCTATGCCAGCCCGCTGCAGCGCTGCTCCCTGCTGGCGCGGCGCCTGCAGCCGTGCGCCCTACGGCTCGACGCGCGCCTGGCCGAAATGGATTTCGGCGCCTGGGAACTGCGTCCCTGGTCCGGCATCGCGCGCGTCGAGGTCGATGCCTGGGCGGCCGACCTGCTGCACTACCGGCCCGGCGGCGCCGAGAACGTGCTCGACGTCGCCGCACGGGTCGCCGCCTTCGTCGGCGACCTGCGCACATCGTCATATAGCGGCGCACCGGGCGGCACGGGCGGCGACGGCCCATGCGGCGAACCGGCCGGGCAGGCGCAGGCGCTGCTGCTCTGCCACGCCGGCACGATCCGCCTGCTGGCGGCGCTGGCGACCGGCCTGCCGCTCGAACAGGCCGCGCTGCAGGCCGCCGCCACGCCGCACCGCATCGGCTACGGCGAAATCGTCGCGCTGGACTGCTGAAGCCGGCGCCCGAGGCAAGGCCGTGCGCCCCGCCATCGCTCGCCGTGCAGGCCGGATAAACCGCCGTCGGCGCGCCGATCCGCCGTATAATGACGCCGTTTTGGTGCTCGCGTCCGTGTCCACGGACGCAGTTAAACGGGAAACACGGACTCTGCCAACACCCGGCATCCCGGCAATCATCGACAGCGCACGGCGCGATTGCCCGGACATGCCGCCAGAGCCAACGTGTGCTGCCCCCGCAACGGTAAGCAAGTGCCGCCTCGCTTCGAGCGCGGCAACCGTCTTCTATGCCACTGTGCGTTCGCATGGGAAGGCCGGACGGCCATACTTGCCAGCCCGGATACCGGCCAAAAGGTGGAGGCGTGCCCGCGGATGCGCTTCCGTTCAATCCGGCCCACGGGGACGTCGGCCGGTTGCCCAATCACGTAGAACATCGCCATGACGCACATCCTTCCAGGCCGGCCGGCCGCGCCTTCGTTCGCGCAGCCGCCTGCACGCCCGCTTTCCCGTCCGCTCGCGCTCGCGCTGGCCCTCGCCGCCGCCTTCGGCGCACAGCATGCCGGCGCCGCCGACGCCCTGCCCGACACCGTGGTCGTCACCGCCACCCGCACGCCGCAGCGCGCCGACCAGCTGATCGCCGACACCACCGTCGTCACCGGCGAAGAGATCGCCCGTTCCGGCGCCGGCTCGGTCGCGGATGTGCTGCGCCGCCAGCGCGGCATCGAGATCGTGCGCAACGGCGGCGCCGGCACCAGTACCAGCGTCTACCTGCGTGGCGCCAACGCCAATCAGGTGGTGGTGCTGATCGACGGCGTGCGCATTGGTTCCTCGACCAGCGGCGTGGCGGCCTGGAACGCGATTCCGCTGTCGGCGGTGGAGCGCATCGAAGTCGTGTACGGTCCATTGAGCTCCCTGTACGGCGCCGACGCCATCGGCGGCGTGGTGCAGATCTTCACCAAGCGCGGCCAAGGCGCGCCGGCGCTCAGCGCCAGCATCGGCGGCGGCACCTACGGCACCAACCAAACCCAGGCCGCCGTCACTGGCACGAGCGGCGGCGAACACGCGGTCAGCTATGCGCTCGGCGTCGCCCACGAGGAAGCGGACGGCTTTTCGGCCACCCGTTCCGGCGCCTTCGGCTACAACCCGGACGACGACGGCTACAGCCGCAACAATGCCAACGGCCGCGTCACCGTGCAGCTGGCGCCCGGCCACGAAGCCGGCGCCCAGTTCCTGAAAAGCCGCCTGCGCGCCCAGTATGACAGCAGCGCGTCCAGCTTCGACACGCGCAATACCCAGGACCTGGACAGCTACGCCGTGTTCCTGAACGATCGCTTCCTGCCCAACTGGCGCAGCAGCGTGCAGGCGGCGCGCGCCGAGGACAAGCTGGCCAGCTACACCAGCACCGCGCTCTCCGGTACCAGCCGCATCGACACGCGCCAGGACGAACTCACCTGGCAGAACACGATCGACCTCGGTCCCGACACCTTGCAAGTGCTGTTCGGCCACCGCAAGGAAGAAGTCCTGTCCGTCACCGGCGGCGGCGCCGCCCCGAGCCCGCTCAACAAGACCCGCATCACCAATTCGGTGGCGGCCTCGTACGACATGAAGCGCGGCAGCCACCTGTTCGATGTCAGCGCACGCCGCGACCATGCGGAGTACGGCGGCAAGACCACCGGCGCGGCGGGCTACGGCTACCAGTTCAGCAAGGGCCTGCGCGCCACCGCCAGCGTCGGCACCAGCTTCCGCGCGCCGACTTTCAACGAGCTGTACTACCCTGGCTACGGCTTGCCGACCAACCGGCCGGAACGCGGCCGCAACGCCGAAGCCGGCCTGCGCTACGACATCGCCGACGTCGAACTGGGCGCCAATTACTATCGCAACCGCCTGACCGACATGATCGTCACCGCCAACCCGTGCCCCGGGCGTGCCGGCAGCTGCGCCTACAACGTCAACCACGCCCTGCTGGAAGGCTTGACGCTGTCGGCCGCCACGCGCCTGGCCGGCATCGACCTGCGCGCCAGCGCAGACCTGCAGGATCCGCGCGACGAGACCACGAACAAGCAGCTGGCGCGCCGCAGCAAGCGCCACGCCGCCGTCAGCGCCAACTACACTGCCGGCCAGGTGGACAGCGGCGTCGAGCTGCAAGCCTCCGGCCGCCGCTTCGACGATGCCGCCAACAATAACCGCCTGGGCGGCTACGGCTTGCTGAACCTCTACGGCACCTGGAACCTGGCACCCGAATGGTCGCTGCTGCTGCGCCTGGAAAATGCGGCGGACAAGCGCTACGAACTGGCGCGCAACTACGGCACCGCCGGCCGCACCTGGTTCGCGGCGATCCGCTACGGCATCCGCTGATCCGCCCACCGTCCGAGTCCAGCGCATGCATCCCGCCCCGCCCCCGCTGCACGACCAGCGACCGCTCCCGGCCCGTCCGTCGCAGCCGCGGCGCGCCGCCTTGATCGTCGGCGCATTGCTGCTGGCGGCGCTCGCCATCCTGCTGGCGTCCGGCATGATCGGTTCGGTGGCGCTGGCGCCGGCGGAATTGCCGGCGGCGCTGGCCCAGCTGCTGCACGGGACGCCGGACTCGCTGGCGGCCTCGCTGCTGGCGCTGCGCCTGGGACGCGCGCTGACCGCCTTCGTCACCGGCGGCTCGCTGGCGCTGGCCGGTGTCATGATGCAGGCGCTGCTGCGCAATCCGCTGGCCGACCCGTACATATTGGGTATTTCGGCCGGCGCCTCGGTCGGCGCCCTGTTCGCGCTGCTGCTGATGTGCGCCGCCGCCACCGTCGACGGCGCCGCGCTGGCCGGCGCCATCGCGGTGTCGATGCTGCTGTATGGGCTGGCGCGGCGCGACATGCGTGCCGGCACGGTGGCCGAAGGCGGCGCCTCGACCCTGCTGCTGACCGGCGTGATCCTGTCCTCGGCCTGCATGGCCCTGGTGACGCTGATGCTGTCCATCGCCCCCGAAGGTTCGCTGCGCAGCATGGTGTTCTGGATGATCGGCGACCTGGCCGGTGCGCCGCTGCGCGCCCTACCCTGGATCGTGCTGGGCGGCGCCCTCGCCTACGCCGTGCGCGGCGCGCGCGCCATGAACATGCTGGCCCTGCATGCGGAAGCCGCGGTCACGCTGGGAGTGGGCGTCGGCGCGCTGCGCAAGGGGCTGTTCCTGGTGTCCGGCCTGCTCACCGCCAGCGCGGTGACGAATGCCGGTTCGATCGGCTTCGTCGGCCTGATCGTGCCGCACGCCTGCCGCTTCGCCTTCGGCCCCGACCACCGCGTGCTGGTGCCGGCGGCGGTGCTGGCCGGCGGCGGCTTCCTGGTGCTGTGCGACACGCTGGCGCGCACCGTGATCGCGCCTACCCAGCTGCCGGTGGGCGCGATCACGGCCATCATCGGCGCGCCGGTGTTCCTGTACCAGCTGCATCGCCTGCGCAAATGACCGGCAACGCCATGACCCTCAGCACGCGCCAGTTGACGCTCGGCGCCGGCGAACGCACCCTGGTGTGCGGCCTGGACTGGCGCGTCGGTGCCGGCGAATGCTGGAGCATCATCGGCCGCAACGGCGCCGGCAAGAGCACGCTGATGCGCACGCTGGCCGGCCTGCGCGCGCCGGAGGGCGGCAGCGTCGAGATCGACGGCCGCCCCTTGCGCGACTGGCCGCTGGAAGCGCTGGCGCGCCGCCGCGCCTACCTGGCGCAAGCGCGCCACGACGCCTTCGCCTACAGCGTCATCGAGACCGTGCTGTCGGCACGCCACCCGTACCACGCCGAGCGCTACTGGGAAGGCGGCGACGACCACCAGGCGGCGCTACAGGCGCTGGCCGCGCTGGACGCCGGACACCTGGCGGCGCGCGACGTGCGCACCCTGTCCGGCGGCGAGCGCCAGCGCGTCGCCATCGCCGCCCTGCTGGCCCAGGACACGCCGCTGCTGCTGCTCGATGAACCCGCCAACGCACTCGACCTGGCGCACCAGGTGCGGATCACCGGCCTGCTGGCGCGCCTGTGCCGGCAGCAGGGCAAGACCGTGGTCATGATCGGCCACGACCTGACCCTGGCGTACGGCATCTCGACCCATGCTTTGCTTTTAAAAGGCGACGGCGCCTGGCATGCCGGCGCCGTCGACGACGCCATGCGGCCGGCGCTGCTGGGCGACTACCTCGGCCATCCGATCGAGATGATCGAACACGGCGGCCGCCGCATCTTCATTCCACTGGAACCGCCCCATGCATGACTTGACTCCCGAACAGACCGCTGCCCTCAACGAGCGCCACCGCGAGCGCATGGCGCGCAAGAAGGCGATGATCGACGCCCGCATCGCCGCCGCCGACAAGCAGGTTGGCATCCTCATCGTCAACACCGGCAACGGCAAGGGCAAGAGTTCGAGCGCCTTCGGCATGGCCGCGCGCGCGCTCGGCCACGGCATGAAGGTCGGCGTGGTCCAGTTCATCAAGGGCGCGATCAAGACCGGGGAGGAAGCCTTCCTGCGCCGCTTCCCGGACGAGGTCAGCTTCCACGTGATGGGCGAAGGCTATACCTGGGAGACCCAGAACCGCGAGCGCGACGCCGCCAAGGCGGCGCTGGCCTGGGAACAGGCGCGCCGCTTCCTGCAGGACCCGGCCATCGGCCTGGTGGTGCTGGACGAATTGAACATCGCCCTGAAATACCATTACCTGGACGTGCACGCGGTCATCGCCGACCTGCTCGACCGCCCGATCATGCAGCACGTGGTCGTGACCGGGCGTGCGGCGCCGCCCGAACTGGTGGCGGTGGCCGACACCGTCACCGAGATGAAAGTCGTCAAGCACGCGTTCGCCGCCGGCATCGCGGCGCAGGCAGGGACCGAATGGTGATGGAGGTGAGCATGGAGACGATGAGGGACAAGCAAGGCGCGCGCATGGTGCTGGTGGCGGCAGTGGCCTCCGGCCAGGGCAAGACCACCGTCACCGCCGCGCTGGCGCGCCGTTTGCGGCGCACGGGCCAGCGCGTGCGCGTGTTCAAGTGCGGCCCCGACTTCATCGACCCGATGCTGCTGGAACGCGCCAGCGGCGCGCCGGTGCACACGCTCGACCTGTGGATGGTCGGCCTGGAACAATGCCGGCAACGGCTGGAGCAGGCGGCACGCGAGGCCGACGTGGTGCTGGTCGAAGGCGTGATGGGCCTGTACGACGGCAAGCCGTCGGCGGCCGATTTGTCGCGCGAGTTCGACATTCCGGTGCTGGCCGTGATCGATGCGTCGGCCATGGCGCAGACCGCCGGCGCGCTGGTGCTGGGCCTGCGCGACTACGGGCCGGTGCGCATGGCCGGCGTGGTCGCCAACCGCGTCGCCAGCGCCGGACACGCGGCGATGGTGGCGGCCTCGCTGCGCGACATCCCGCTCTTGGGCACCCTGGTCAAGCAGCAGCGCCGGCTACCGGAGCGCCACCTGGGCCTGGTGGTGCCGGACGAGGTCGACGGCATCGATGCCATCCTGGACGAACTGGCCGACCAGTTGCAGCTCGACGAAGGGGCCTGGAACGCGCTGACGCCGCAGTTGCCGGCCCCGGCGCCGGCAGCGCTGGAACCGCTCGCGGTCACCCCACCGCTGCTGGCCGGGAAGACCGTGGCGATTGCGCGCGACGCCGCCTTCTGCTTCCTGTATCCGGCCAACCTGGACGTGCTGCGCGAATTGGGCGCGGCGCTGCTGTTCTTTTCTCCGCTGGCCGACCAGCCGGTGCCCGATGCGGCGGATATCGTCTGGCTGCCGGGCGGTTATCCGGAACTGCACTGCCCTCTGCTGTCCCGGGCGCGGCAGTGGTGCGAATCGATCCGCGCCGCGCACGCCGCCGGCCGCCCGATCCTGGCCGAATGCGGCGGCATGATGGCGGTAGCCGAATCGATCACCGACAAGGATGGGCAGACGTGGCCGATGGCCGGCCTGCTGCCGGGGCAGGTGGCGATGCAGCAGCGCCTGGCCGGGCTGGGCGCACAAGGGCTGCAGACCGGCGCCGGCCAGCTGCGCGGCCACACCTTTCATTATTCGCGCCTGGATACGGCCATCGAAGCGCAGGCACACACGGTCAAGCATCCGTCCGGCGCGACCGGCGAGGCGGTGTACCGAACCGGCTCGCTCACCGCCTCCTACTTCCACGCCTTTTTCGCATCGAACCCGGCCGCCGCCGCCGGCCTGCTGTGCGGGGACGCGCCATGACGCGCACCCTGGTCTTCGGCGGCGCCCGTTCGGGCAAGAGCGCGCTGGCCGAACGCCTGGCAGGCGACTCCGGCAAGGAAGTGGTCTACCTCGCCACCGCGCCCGCAAGCGCGCATGCGGACGACAGCGAAATGGCGGCGCGCATCGCCCACCACCGTGCGCGCCGTCCGCCGCACTGGCGCACCGTGGAAGAACCCACGGCGCTGGCCGCCACCCTGTGCGCCTTGTGCGCGCCCGAACGCATCGTACTGGTCGATTGCCTGACGCTGTGGCTGAGCAACCTGATGTTCGCCCCCGGCCAGGACTATCCGGACGTCGGCACGATCACGCTGCCGCAGTCCTTCCATGACGAGCGCGCCGCGCTGCTGGACTGGCTGGAGGCGCCGTCCACCGGCGACGTCATCTTCGTCTCCAACGAGGTCGGCATGGGCATCGTGCCCTGGGGCGCGGTATCGCGCGCCTTTGCCGACGAAGCCGGACGCCTGAACCAGGACGTGGCGGCGCGCTGCGAGCGCGTGCTGTTGGTCGCCGCCGGGCTGCCGCTGGCCCTGAAGGGCGCGCCATGCTGAGCGGCCTGCCGCCCTTGACGCTGGCGCTGCTGATGCTGGCCGGCGTGGCGCTGGACCTGCTGCTGGGCGAAGCGCGGCGCTGGCATCCGCTGGTCGGTTTCGGCCGTGTGGCGAGCCTGCTGGAACGGCGCCTGAACGTGGGCGGTATGCGCATCGGGCGCGGCCTGCTGGCCTGGACGCTGGCGGTGCTGCCGCCGACGTTGCTGGCCTGCGGCGCCTGCGCGCTCGGCGGCTTGGCCGTGCACGCACTGCTGCTGTACTTCTGCATCGGCCTGCGCAGCCTGCGCGACCACACGCTGCCGATCCACGCGGCGCTGCTGGACGGCGACCTGGCGCGCGCGCGCTGGCTGACCGCGCGCATCGTCAGCCGCGATACCGACCGGGCTGGCGAATCCGACCTGGCCAAGGCCGGCGCCGAATCGCTGCTGGAAAACGGCAACGACGCCGTGTTCGGCACCCTGTTCTGGTTCCTGCTGGCGGGCGGCTGGGGCGCCGTGCTGTTCCGCCTGGCGAACACGCTGGATGCGATGTGGGGCTACCGCAGCGAACGTTTCAATCTGTTCGGGCGCGTTGCGGCGCGCATCGACGACGCCTTGAATTACGTGCCGGCGCGCCTGACCGCATTGTCGTACGTGCTGCTGGCCTCCGGCGGCAACCGCCTGCGCGCCTGGCGCTGCTGGCGCGCCCAGGCGCCGCGCTGGAGCAGCCCGAACGCCGGCCCGGTGATGGCCAGCGGCGCCGGCGCGCTCGGCGTATCGCTGGGCGGCGCCGCGACCTACGGCGGCGAAGTGGAGCAACGTCCGCCGCTGGGCGCCGGCCCGGCCGCCGCCGGCGCCGACATCCTGCGTGCCTGGCGCCTGGTATGGCGCGCCACGTTGCTGTGGTGCGTCCTCGCGCTCGTGGGCGCAGTCATCCTGGGAGCCATGCATGCTTGAACACGGCGGCAACCTGCGCGACGCCATGCGCCACTACGGCGGCAGCGACTGGATCGACCTCTCCACCGGCATCAACCCGCTCGGCTATCCAGCGCCCCCATTGGCGCCGGACGCCTGGCAGCGCTTGCCGGAGCCGGACCCGGAACTGCTGCGCGCCGCCTGCGCGTATTATGGCGCGCCGCACCTGCTGCCGGTGGCCGGCACCCAGGCCGCCATTCAAGCCCTGCCGCGCCTGCGCGCACCGTCCCGGATCACGGTGGCCGCGCCCTCGTACGCCGAACACGCCCACCACTGGGGAGGCCACGGCCATACCCTGCGCCAGGTGCCGTATGCGCAGCTGGACGCGGCGGTGCGCGACAGCGACGTGGTCGTGGTCTGCAACCCCAACAACCCGACCGGGGACACCATCGAGGCGGCGCAGCTGCTGGCCTGGCGCGCCGAACTGGCGGCGCGCGGCGGCTGGCTGGTGGTCGACGAAGCCTTCGGCGACACCGCGCCCGCCCTGAGTGTCGCCGGCCACGCCGATGCCGAAGGACTGGTCGTGCTGCGCTCGGTCGGCAAATTCTTCGGCCTGGCCGGGCTGCGGCTCGGCTTCGTCGCCGCCGCGCCGCGCCTGCTGGCGCAGCTGGCCGACCTGCTCGGGCCGTGGGCGGTGAGCGGGCCGGCCCAGGCCGTGGCCCTGGACGCCTTGCGCGACCGGGCCTGGCAGGCGGCCACGCAGGAACGCCTGCTGCGCGACGGCGCGCGCATGCGCACGCTGCTGGCCAGCAGCGGCATCGAGGCCGGCGGCACGCCGCTGTTCCACTGGTGGCCGGAGGCGCGCCCGGAAGCCTTTCACGAGCACATGGCGCGCCGGGCGATCTGGGTGCGCCTGTTCCGCCAGGCCGCGCGCGGCATCCGCCTGGGCCTGCCCGCGCACGAAGCCGATTGGCAGCGTATCGAACGAGCACTTCGCGACTGGAGAGAGCAATGACGAACATGAAGACATCGATGTCAATGACCGCGCTGGCGCTGGCGCTGCACGCGAGCGCCGGCCACGCCGCCGTCAGCGTCAAGGACGACGACGGCAACACCGTCACGCTGCAAAAGCCGGCGCAGCGCGTGATCTCGCTGGCGCCGCACGTGACCGAGCTGCTGTTCGCGGCCGGCGGCGGCGCCCGCGTGGTCGGCGTGGTGGCCTACAGCGACTTTCCGGAAGAAGCGAAGAAGGTGGCGCAGGTCGGCTCGAACCGCGAACTCGACCTGGAACGCATCATCGCCTTGAAACCGGACCTGTTCGTGGTGTGGCGCCACGGCAGCTCCGAGCGCCAGATCGAGATGGTGCGCAAGCTCGGCGTGCCGGTCTTCCACAGCGAGCCGCACAAGCTGGAAGACATCGCGGACAGCGTGGACAAGCTGGGCCGGCTGATGGGCACCGAGGATGCCGCGCGCCCCGCCGCCGCCGCCCTGCGCAGCCAGCTGGCGAGCCTGCGCAGCCGCTATGCCAACCGCCCGCCGGTGCGCAGTTTCTACCAGGTCTGGGACAAGCCGCTGTACACGCTCAACGGCACGCATATCGTCACCGACGCGCTGCGCCTGTGCGGCGGCGAGAACGTCTTCGCCAGGCTGGCGGTGACGGCACCGGTGGTCAGCGTCGAGGGCGTCTTGCAGGAAAATCCGGAAGCCATCTTCGCCACCGCCGAAAAGAACTACGGCGGCGTGAACATGTGGAAGCAGTACGGCATGATCACCGCGGTACGCAACGACAACCTGTTCACCATCGACGGCAACCTGCTGAACCGCGCCGGCCCGCGCATGATCGCCGGCGCCGCCGTGCTGTGCGAAAAGCTGGAACTGGCGCGCGCGCATCGTGGCAAGTAAAACGCCCATGAGCGCTTTTCCCTATTCCACCCTGATGGTGCAGGGCACCACCTCGGATGCCGGCAAGAGCACCGTGGTGGCCGCCTTGTGCCGCCTGCTGCGCCGCGCCGGCGTTGCCGTGGCGCCGTTCAAGCCGCAGAACATGGCCCTGAACAGCGCGGTGACGCGCGATGGCGGAGAAATCGGCCGCGCCCAGGCGCTGCAGGCGATCGCCGCCGGCATCGAGCCGCATACCGACCTCAATCCGGTGCTGCTCAAACCGTCCAGCGACACCGGCGCCCAGGTCATCATCCACGGCCGCGTGCGCGCCGACATGAGCGCGCGCGACTACCACCAATATAAAACGGTGGCGATGGCGGCGGTGCTGGAATCGCACGCGCGCCTGCGCGCGCAGTACGGCGCGGTGATCGTCGAGGGCGCCGGCAGTCCGGCCGAGATCAACCTGCGCGCGCGCGACATCGCCAACATGGGCTTCGCGGAAGCGGTCGACTGCCCGGTGCTGCTGGTGGCGGACATCGACCGCGGCGGCGTGTTCGCGCACCTGCTCGGCACGCTGGCCTGCCTGTCGGACAGCGAACGCGCGCGTGTGATCGGCTTCGTCATCAACCGCTTCCGGGGCGACATCAAGCTGCTGGAGCCGGGCCTGGACTGGCTGGAAGCGCAGACCGGCAAGCCGGTGCTGGCGGTGCTGCCCTACCTGCACGGCCTGTACCTCGACGCCGAGGATGCGGTGCAGACCGGGCCGCGGCGCGACGGCAAGTTCCGCGTGGTGGTGCCGAGCACCCCGCGCATGAGCAACCACACCGACTTCGATCCGCTGCGCTTCCATCCCGACGTCGACCTGCGCTTCGTGCGCCAGGGCGAGCCGATCCCCGGTGCCGACCTGATCGTCCTCCCCGGCAGCAAGAATACGCGCGGCGACCTGGCCTGGCTGCAGCAGCACGGCTGGCCGCACCAGATCCGACGCCACCTGCGCTACGGCGGCAAGGTGATCGGCATCTGCGGCGGCTTCCAGATGCTGGGCGACGAGGTGATCGACCCGGACGGCGTGGAAGGCGCTGCCGGCCGCACCGACGCGCTCGGCCTGCTGCCGCTGGCGACCACGCTGACGCGCGAAAAACGCTTGGTGCAGGTGCGCGGCCATTGCGTGTTCGCGCCCGACGCCGCCGGCGCCGCGGTGGCCGGCTACGAGATCCACATGGGCGTGTCCAGCGGCGAGGCGCTGCGCCGGCCCGCCTTCGAGATCGACGGCCGCCCCGAAGGCGCCTGTTCGGAAGACGGGCAGGTCCTCGGCACCTACCTGCACGGCCTGTTCGACGATGCCGCCGCCTGCGCCGCCCTGCTGCGCTGGGCCGGGCTGCACAGCGAGCACGCGGTGGACAGCGCGGCGCTGCGCGAGGCGAGCCTGGAGCGGATCGCGGATGCGGCCGAACCGTTGATGGCGCGGTTGCTGGCGCTCGGCAACCGCTGAACCATCGCCGGCCCGCCCACGACTCAAATCTCCTTGAGCTTCAGCACGTCCGGCCCCGCCTCGACCACGTCGACCACACGCGCATCGCCCAGCCGGAAGCGGTTCGCGCCCAGGGCCTGCAACGCCACCTGCGCATGACGCAGGCGGTCGTCCGGCCCCGGCGTGCCGAGACCGACCTGTCCGTCCGCGCCGAATGCCAGCGTCCGGCGCGGACGCCGGCTCGGCGGAAACGAAAACGACGCGCTGGGCCGGAACACTTCGATGCCATCCGCATCCTCTTCGAAGGAATGGGTCCAGCTGCCGGCCGGCAGACCGTTCTCCATCATGCGTTCGCCATCGAAGATGCGTCGCGTTGCGGCGGCGCCAGCGGCATGGCGGCGGCAGGCTCGCGCTCGGCCGCTTGCGATTGCGCCTTGCGCAGGTCGGAAACGGTGCCGCCCAGGTTCTCGTAGCCCTGGATCGATGGCGCCCAGGCGCTGCCGGTCCAGGCCTTGTGGTACAGCGCGCTGTCGGTGCCGGTGACGAACAGGTCGAGCCGGTTCGCCGCCCATGCCGCCGCATACGGAGGCGAGGTGCAGACGCCGCCCAGCGCTTCGTAGCCGGTGATGGAAGGCCGCCAGGCCGCGCCGTCCCATGCCTTGTGGTAGACGCCGCTGTCGGTCCCGGTCACGAACAGGTCGAGGCGGTTCGGTCCCCAGGCCACGGCTTCCACTTCGCCCACGCAGACGCCGCCCAGGCGTTCGAAGCCTTCCTGCGACGGTCTCCAGGCCGCACCGTTCCACCATTTATGGTAGAGCGCGCCGTCCGTGCCGGCGACGAAGATGTCCAGCCGGTTCGGCCCCCAGGCCACCGCGCGCGGGGACGACGTGCAGGTGCCGCCGAGGCGCTCGTAGCCGTTGACCGAGGGCCGCCACGCGCTGCCGTCCCAAGACTTGTGATACAGCGCGCGATCCATCCCGATGACGAAGATGTCGAGCCGGTTCGGTCCCCACGCCACCACTTCCGGCTGGCCGATGCAGGTGCCGCCGAGGCTTTCGTAGCCGGTCGGCGACGGTCCCCAGGTGCCGTCGTACCATTTGTGGAACAGGGCGCGGTTGGTGCCGAGGACGAACACGTCCAACCGCCGCTCGGCG
The genomic region above belongs to Massilia forsythiae and contains:
- a CDS encoding cobyrinate a,c-diamide synthase, which gives rise to MRDKQGARMVLVAAVASGQGKTTVTAALARRLRRTGQRVRVFKCGPDFIDPMLLERASGAPVHTLDLWMVGLEQCRQRLEQAAREADVVLVEGVMGLYDGKPSAADLSREFDIPVLAVIDASAMAQTAGALVLGLRDYGPVRMAGVVANRVASAGHAAMVAASLRDIPLLGTLVKQQRRLPERHLGLVVPDEVDGIDAILDELADQLQLDEGAWNALTPQLPAPAPAALEPLAVTPPLLAGKTVAIARDAAFCFLYPANLDVLRELGAALLFFSPLADQPVPDAADIVWLPGGYPELHCPLLSRARQWCESIRAAHAAGRPILAECGGMMAVAESITDKDGQTWPMAGLLPGQVAMQQRLAGLGAQGLQTGAGQLRGHTFHYSRLDTAIEAQAHTVKHPSGATGEAVYRTGSLTASYFHAFFASNPAAAAGLLCGDAP
- the cobU gene encoding bifunctional adenosylcobinamide kinase/adenosylcobinamide-phosphate guanylyltransferase, translating into MTRTLVFGGARSGKSALAERLAGDSGKEVVYLATAPASAHADDSEMAARIAHHRARRPPHWRTVEEPTALAATLCALCAPERIVLVDCLTLWLSNLMFAPGQDYPDVGTITLPQSFHDERAALLDWLEAPSTGDVIFVSNEVGMGIVPWGAVSRAFADEAGRLNQDVAARCERVLLVAAGLPLALKGAPC
- a CDS encoding CobD/CbiB family cobalamin biosynthesis protein, with translation MLSGLPPLTLALLMLAGVALDLLLGEARRWHPLVGFGRVASLLERRLNVGGMRIGRGLLAWTLAVLPPTLLACGACALGGLAVHALLLYFCIGLRSLRDHTLPIHAALLDGDLARARWLTARIVSRDTDRAGESDLAKAGAESLLENGNDAVFGTLFWFLLAGGWGAVLFRLANTLDAMWGYRSERFNLFGRVAARIDDALNYVPARLTALSYVLLASGGNRLRAWRCWRAQAPRWSSPNAGPVMASGAGALGVSLGGAATYGGEVEQRPPLGAGPAAAGADILRAWRLVWRATLLWCVLALVGAVILGAMHA
- the cobD gene encoding threonine-phosphate decarboxylase CobD encodes the protein MLEHGGNLRDAMRHYGGSDWIDLSTGINPLGYPAPPLAPDAWQRLPEPDPELLRAACAYYGAPHLLPVAGTQAAIQALPRLRAPSRITVAAPSYAEHAHHWGGHGHTLRQVPYAQLDAAVRDSDVVVVCNPNNPTGDTIEAAQLLAWRAELAARGGWLVVDEAFGDTAPALSVAGHADAEGLVVLRSVGKFFGLAGLRLGFVAAAPRLLAQLADLLGPWAVSGPAQAVALDALRDRAWQAATQERLLRDGARMRTLLASSGIEAGGTPLFHWWPEARPEAFHEHMARRAIWVRLFRQAARGIRLGLPAHEADWQRIERALRDWREQ
- a CDS encoding cobalamin-binding protein; the encoded protein is MKTSMSMTALALALHASAGHAAVSVKDDDGNTVTLQKPAQRVISLAPHVTELLFAAGGGARVVGVVAYSDFPEEAKKVAQVGSNRELDLERIIALKPDLFVVWRHGSSERQIEMVRKLGVPVFHSEPHKLEDIADSVDKLGRLMGTEDAARPAAAALRSQLASLRSRYANRPPVRSFYQVWDKPLYTLNGTHIVTDALRLCGGENVFARLAVTAPVVSVEGVLQENPEAIFATAEKNYGGVNMWKQYGMITAVRNDNLFTIDGNLLNRAGPRMIAGAAVLCEKLELARAHRGK